In Labilibaculum sp. DW002, the DNA window GGCTATTTTAATGCTGGCACCTCAGATTTTCCTTTATCATCTGGGGTGATTATATCGACGGGTAAGGTACGAGATGCAGAGGGGCGAAATGATAAAACAAATGAAAGTTCAAATATTGATGGTGCAACTGCTGATTCTGATGTTACGAGATTAAATACTAATGCGAGAGATGTTCAGATTTTAGAATTTGATTTTGTGCCTGCTGGAGATAAATTAGAATTTAGGTATTTGTTTGCTTCTGAGGAATATCCCGAGTATGCTTGTGGAGCGTATAATGATGTATTTGGTTTTATTTTAAGTGGGCCAGGGATCTCCGGACCATTTTTAAATGGAGGAGAGAATATAGCTCTTTTGCCTTCTAGTACAAATTTTGTTACAATTAATAATGTAAATGACCAAGGGTGTGGAAATGCTTCATTTTACGTAGATGGGACAGGAGGTTTTGCGACTCAATTTGATGGTAGAACAATCGTGCTGACTGCAAGTGCAGATGTGGTGCCTTGTCAAACTTATCATATTCGATTGATAATTGCTGATGTATCCGATAGGACCTACGATTCAGCTGTTTTTCTGGAAGCAGAGAGTTTTAAATCAAATGAAGTTGAAATTCAAAATGGAATTGGTGTTGAAGACGATGTTGATTTCATGTACGAAGGTTGCGGTGGTAGTTATATCAAATTTGTTCGAAAAGAGGATTTTGAAGATGAAATGACGTTTGATTTGAATATTTCAGGTTCTGCAGAAAATGGGGTTGATTATTTATATGTGGATGCAGCTGGAAACCAGATAGGAGATGGTAAAATACCAACTACGGTGACATTGCCTGCCGGAATGGATGAATTGGTTTATTATTATAAGGCATTATCAGATGATGATATTGAGGGAGATGAAGAATTGCGATTATCTTTTTTAAAGAATTGTCCTTGTTCTGCTCCTGATTATTATGAAAAAGTTGTAACGATAATAGATGTCCCTGAAATTGAGGCCTCTCCAACAAGTTTGGTGTCTTGTTTAGGTGCTACACCAGTTGCTACGATTACTGTTGATTTAAAGTTTGGCTTAGATCCAGCGGATTATCAGTACAGTTTAGATGGAGGAGCTTTTCAAGATAATAATGTTTTTACATTAAGTGATCCTACGGTTGGAGCAACGCACACCATATCTGTGCAAGATCGATTTGCATGTCGATCGGCAAGTTTTGATATTGTAATGCCTGCAGTGACACCCATTGCAGCAGAAGCTGGACCGGCAAAAACGATTTGTGAAGGTGAAACAGTGCAGTTAGAAGGAGGTGGAGGTATTTATTATGAGTGGTCTTGTTCTCCTAATGCGGGGCTTGGTTATTTGAATAATGTTAATGCTCCAAATCCTACTGTCGCTGCAGATATTCCATATGGTTCATATACTTATACACTAACTGTGAAAGAATCTTCCTCGGCATCTGCATCTTGTATTGATACTGATAATATGGTTTTAACAGTGAATGAGAATTCACATTTTACAATTAGTACGGACAAATTAGAGTATTGTAGTGGAGAAGTTATCAATTTAAAATCAACAATTCAAAATAGTAATGGGGATGATTCTTATTTATGGACGCCAGCTGCTGATGTTGCAAATTCAATTTCGGCTAATACAAGTGTGATTTATTCGACATCTGTTTTGGTTGCAAAAGATTTTTCTTTGACTGTAACTAAATCAAATGGATGTAGTAATACCGAAAATATTTCAGGGATTTTTATTAATCCCCATCCGGTAGTTTCATTGAATTCTTCAAGTAATGTGTGTTCAGATGGAAGTAATGGGACGTTAAATGTGGATGTTTCTACAGGAACGCCATTTGGAAGTAGCCCGTTTTATAATTACTCTTGGAGTCATGATGGTGGTTTGAATTCACCTGATGCTACAGGTTTAGGAGTTGGTGGATATACTGTAACGGTAACGGATGCTAAGTCTTGCTCTAAAGCGGAAACTTTCTCAGTTGTAGCAGAGCCAAGTCCAAAGGGTATTTATCATGAATAAATAAAAAGAATTCTATTAGATTTGACATGTAAGTGTTTGTT includes these proteins:
- a CDS encoding choice-of-anchor L domain-containing protein → MQDSAHKKLLSFFSFKIILLFIFSFSFIDAIQAQTIIWSEDFSGDNGNSSESGRWSTSGYVGANWFRVENQKLEIRDNNRQVAEWLTSSINIAGYSNVSVSINAQEAGGLEPKDNIDEDYILFQYRIDGGSWQDFSSSPWYDDFSSNNTDRNASITGLSGSTLQVRVQFKNGTGNYEYYRIDDVEVTGESVTYCIPTGRYTNSYSYAYISNVNIGDIDNNSNSSGFMDYTNLSTDLNPAQNYTLTVTPSYYNNGYECELWVDWNNDGNFDGANETISTSAGSGKYTATITPPSGVIGEITMRVRIDWFGGGNACADIYYGEVEDYTLNVIASGATPVAKCKDHTVYLDASGNAIITPVNINNGSSDVETVNANLLLSLDKNSFDCSNLGANTVTLTVEDEAGNKSTCSSTVTVVDDLNPTAQCKNITVQLNASGNASITGADVDNGSTDNCAISSMSVNKSNFSNADVGTNTVILTVSDASGNLSTCNAVVTVLAFIPEVSLSVSPSSIDENGGNAFLTATLTGIASTDVLVNLAMSGTASTSDYAISKLQIVVPQGSLSASITVSAVNDTDIEGDESLNVSVSSVVGGTENGTQMVMVTIVDDDFPSEDSIEVNRQSPEDKYDSEGLVRNVLVTGCLTADNISYSGDEKDGVGYFNAGTSDFPLSSGVIISTGKVRDAEGRNDKTNESSNIDGATADSDVTRLNTNARDVQILEFDFVPAGDKLEFRYLFASEEYPEYACGAYNDVFGFILSGPGISGPFLNGGENIALLPSSTNFVTINNVNDQGCGNASFYVDGTGGFATQFDGRTIVLTASADVVPCQTYHIRLIIADVSDRTYDSAVFLEAESFKSNEVEIQNGIGVEDDVDFMYEGCGGSYIKFVRKEDFEDEMTFDLNISGSAENGVDYLYVDAAGNQIGDGKIPTTVTLPAGMDELVYYYKALSDDDIEGDEELRLSFLKNCPCSAPDYYEKVVTIIDVPEIEASPTSLVSCLGATPVATITVDLKFGLDPADYQYSLDGGAFQDNNVFTLSDPTVGATHTISVQDRFACRSASFDIVMPAVTPIAAEAGPAKTICEGETVQLEGGGGIYYEWSCSPNAGLGYLNNVNAPNPTVAADIPYGSYTYTLTVKESSSASASCIDTDNMVLTVNENSHFTISTDKLEYCSGEVINLKSTIQNSNGDDSYLWTPAADVANSISANTSVIYSTSVLVAKDFSLTVTKSNGCSNTENISGIFINPHPVVSLNSSSNVCSDGSNGTLNVDVSTGTPFGSSPFYNYSWSHDGGLNSPDATGLGVGGYTVTVTDAKSCSKAETFSVVAEPSPKGIYHE